A portion of the Lolium rigidum isolate FL_2022 chromosome 1, APGP_CSIRO_Lrig_0.1, whole genome shotgun sequence genome contains these proteins:
- the LOC124699483 gene encoding 4-coumarate--CoA ligase 4-like produces the protein MGSIAADSAPGAPAELVFRSKLPDIEIPTHLTLQDYCFERLPELAARACLIDGATGAALTYGEVDALSRRCAAGLRRLGVGKGDVVMALLRNCPEFAFVFLGAARLGAATTTANPFYTPHEIHRQATAAGARVIVTEACAVEKVRAFAAERGVTVVSVDEGVDGCLPFVDTLLGEDGDGGERFVDEVVDPDDVVALPYSSGTTGLPKGVMLTHRSLVTSVAQQVDGENPNLHFSSSDVLLCVLPLFHIYSLNSVLLAGLRAGCAIVIMRKFDHGALVDLVRAHGVTVAPFVPPIVVEIAKSARVTSADLASIRLVMSGAAPMGKELQDAFMAKIPNAVLGQGYGMTEAGPVLAMCLAFAKEPFAVKSGSCGTVVRNAELKIVDPDTGASLGRNLPGEICIRGKQIMKGYLNDPEATKNTIDKDGWLHTGDIGYVDDDDEIFIVDRLKEIIKYKGFQVPPAELEALLITHPEIKDAAVVSMQDELAGEVPVAFVVRTEGSEISENEIKQFVAKEVVFYKRICKVFFADSIPKSPSGKILRKDLRAKLAAGIPGSDTTQSKS, from the exons ATGGGCTCCATCGCGGCAGACTCGGCGCCGGGGGCGCCGGCGGAGCTGGTGTTCCGGTCCAAGCTCCCGGACATCGAGATCCCGACCCACCTGACGCTGCAGGACTACTGCTTCGAGCGCCTGCCGGAACTCGCCGCGCGCGCCTGCCTCATCGACGGCGCCACCGGCGCCGCGCTCACCTACGGCGAGGTGGACGCGCTCTCGCGCCGCTGCGCGGCCGGGCTGCGCCGCCTCGGCGTCGGCAAGGGCGACGTGGTCATGGCGCTGCTCCGCAACTGCCCCGAGTTCGCCTTCGTGTTCCTCGGCGCCGCCCGGctcggcgccgccaccaccaccgccaacccGTTCTACACGCCCCACGAGATCCACCGCCAGGCGACCGCGGCCGGGGCCAGGGTCATCGTCACCGAGGCCTGCGCCGTCGAGAAGGTGCGCGCGTTCGCCGCCGAGAGAGGGGTgaccgtcgtctccgtcgacgagGGCGTCGACGGGTGCCTCCCGTTCGTCGATACTCTCCTCGGAGAAGACGGCGACGGCGGGGAGCGGTTCGTCGACGAGGTGGTCGACCCCGACGACGTGGTCGCGCTGCCGTACTCGTCCGGCACCACCGGCCTACCCAAGGGCGTCATGCTCACCCACCGCAGCCTCGTCACCAGCGTCGCCCAGCAG GTGGACGGTGAGAACCCGAACCTGCACTTCAGCTCGTCCGACGTGCTGCTGTGCGTGCTTCCGCTGTTCCACATCTACTCGCTCAACTCGGTGCTCCTGGCGGGGCTCCGCGCCGGGTGCGCGATCGTGATCATGCGCAAGTTCGACCACGGCGCGCTGGTGGACCTGGTGCGCGCGCACGGCGTCACCGTGGCGCCATTCGTGCCGCCCATCGTGGTGGAGATCGCCAAGAGCGCGCGGGTGACCTCCGCGGACCTGGCGTCCATCCGGCTGGTCATGTCGGGGGCGGCGCCAATGGGCAAGGAGCTGCAGGACGCGTTCATGGCCAAGATCCCCAACGCCGTGCTCGGCCAG GGATATGGGATGACCGAGGCCGGCCCCGTGCTGGCCATGTGCCTGGCCTTCGCCAAGGAGCCATTCGCGGTCAAGTCCGGCTCCTGCGGCACCGTCGTCAGGAACGCCGAGCTCAAGATCGTCGACCCCGACACCGGCGCCTCCCTTGGCCGCAACCTGCCGGGGGAGATCTGCATCCGCGGCAAGCAGATCATGAAAG GTTACCTAAATGATCCGGAGGCCACAAAGAACACCATCGACAAGGACGGTTGGCTGCATACTGGTGACATTGGTTAtgtcgatgatgacgacgagatctttattgtcgacagactGAAGGAGATAATCAAATATAAGGGATTCCAAGTACCTCCGGCAGAACTTGAAGCCCTTCTCATTACGCACCCTGAAATCAAGGATGCTGCTGTCGTATC GATGCAAGACGAACTTGCTGGTGAAGTTCCGGTTGCGTTTGTTGTGCGGACTGAGGGTTCAGAGATCAGCGAAAACGAGATCAAGCAGTTCGTTGCAAAAGAG GTTGTCTTCTACAAGAGGATCTGCAAAGTGTTCTTCGCAGATTCCATTCCAAAGAGTCCTTCCGGCAAGATCCTCAGGAAGGACCTGAGAGCAAAGCTCGCCGCAGGCATTCCCGGCAGTGATACCACACAGTCCAAAAGCTAA
- the LOC124684347 gene encoding CASP-like protein 2C3 gives MDAGRRKRASEVKAEGLMRGACAALAAAAALLVGLDTETETVLLIRKKATVRDVHALWVLAIAAGAAAGYHLLHLLRCLYVGRCSAADNRCRNSRALAWAWLLLDKGCAYLTFAVTVAAAQACMIALDGAHALQWNKVCNIFTRFCQQVAGSLVCGMLAAAGTAFLSGISARNLFRLYPSLSHSQGCSAK, from the exons ATGGAtgcggggaggaggaagagggcgtCGGAGGTGAAGGCGGAGGGCCTGATGCGGGGCGCGTgcgcggcgctggcggcggcggcggcgctgctggtgGGGCTGGACACGGAGACGGAGACGGTGCTGCTCATCAGGAAGAAGGCCACCGTCAGGGACGTGCACGCGCTCTG GGTGCTGGCGATtgcggccggcgcggcggcggggtacCACCTGCTGCACCTCCTCCGGTGCCTCTACGTcggccgctgctccgccgccgacAACCGCTGCCGGAACAGCAGGGCCTTGGCCTGGGCTTGGCTGCTCCTCGACAAG GGTTGCGCGTATCTGACAttcgcggtgacggtggcggcggcgcaggcgTGCATGATCGCGCTGGACGGCGCGCACGCGCTGCAGTGGAACAAGGTCTGCAACATCTTCACCCGCTTCTGCCAGCAGGTCGCCGGGAGCCTCGTCTGCGGcatgctcgccgccgccggcaccgccttCCTCTCCGGCATCTCCGCCCGCAACCTCTTCCGCCTCTACCCATCCCTCTCCCACTCGCAGGGCTGCTCGGCGAAGTAG